One genomic region from Spirosoma sp. KCTC 42546 encodes:
- a CDS encoding methylmalonyl-CoA mutase family protein: MEPPSSSLFPATDKSAWQAQVQKELKTEGAYETLRWHTDEGFTLEPYYTAADLSDLPLATIQEAQKQVPGWLTAPERFIANEKADNIRLRDTLTRGADALVLTLAKGPDLMPLLNGIKLSETPVFFRLSAETGGINWVDLIRSLKTVAPYQLKGGLLTNTDITTAEVTRLTADSPQFRTVCASSHDFHNAGATATQELAFTLASLADSYDLLTNEGLTIDQLIPKTIISLSVGTSYFLEIAKLRALRVLFSRFITHYPLSSSHYPVVIHAQTSTFYDTTATPYTNLLRATTESMAAVIGGCDVLTIHPYDTVLGRSAEMTDQEKANRDFSERIARNVSLLLKDESYLDRVADPSAGSYYIENLTQQLTETAWTLFLDVEQQGGFAKALASGFISTELEQAYQAKVEAVRNGKVLVGVTKFRSDEPGDQPYKGSEHKEGLLPNQRLAQAFE, encoded by the coding sequence ATGGAGCCACCTTCTTCGTCCTTATTTCCGGCTACCGACAAATCGGCCTGGCAGGCGCAGGTTCAGAAAGAATTAAAAACCGAGGGCGCTTACGAGACCCTTCGCTGGCATACAGACGAGGGCTTCACGCTGGAACCCTACTATACTGCCGCTGATCTTTCCGACCTACCCTTAGCCACGATTCAGGAAGCTCAGAAGCAGGTTCCGGGCTGGCTTACTGCCCCAGAACGATTTATTGCCAATGAAAAAGCGGATAATATCCGGCTTCGGGATACGCTTACCCGTGGAGCCGATGCCCTGGTGCTTACGTTAGCCAAAGGACCCGATTTAATGCCTTTGTTGAATGGCATTAAACTTAGTGAAACGCCTGTTTTTTTTCGTCTCAGTGCCGAAACAGGAGGCATCAACTGGGTCGATTTGATTCGTTCGTTAAAAACCGTTGCGCCCTACCAGCTTAAAGGAGGTTTGCTCACAAACACGGATATAACCACGGCCGAAGTGACGCGACTAACCGCCGACTCGCCCCAGTTCCGGACGGTCTGCGCCAGCAGCCATGACTTCCATAATGCCGGGGCCACAGCCACACAGGAACTGGCCTTTACACTGGCTTCACTGGCCGATAGCTACGACCTGTTGACCAATGAAGGACTAACGATTGATCAACTCATTCCGAAAACGATCATTTCACTTTCTGTCGGAACGAGTTACTTTCTTGAAATTGCCAAGCTTCGTGCATTACGGGTGCTTTTTAGTCGCTTCATTACCCATTATCCATTATCCAGTAGTCATTATCCAGTAGTCATCCACGCCCAAACCTCTACTTTTTACGACACTACCGCCACGCCCTATACCAATTTGCTTCGGGCAACTACCGAATCGATGGCTGCCGTTATCGGTGGATGTGATGTACTAACGATTCATCCGTATGATACCGTTTTAGGTCGATCAGCCGAAATGACAGATCAGGAAAAGGCAAACCGTGATTTCTCCGAACGGATTGCCCGGAACGTTTCACTGCTGTTGAAAGATGAGAGTTATTTAGACCGAGTAGCCGACCCATCGGCAGGGTCGTATTACATTGAGAATTTGACACAGCAGCTAACAGAAACTGCCTGGACCTTATTTCTGGATGTTGAACAGCAAGGCGGGTTTGCGAAGGCGTTAGCGAGTGGGTTCATTTCAACTGAGCTTGAGCAAGCCTATCAGGCGAAAGTAGAGGCAGTACGAAACGGAAAGGTGCTGGTAGGCGTAACGAAGTTCCGCTCCGATGAACCCGGAGATCAACCGTATAAGGGGTCTGAACATAAGGAAGGTTTATTGCCCAATCAACGACTGGCGCAGGCGTTTGAGTAA
- a CDS encoding energy transducer TonB, with protein MKIWLIGALLLSYFAEAQQPIYKPFEVDSMAEPRGGQKSIDSYVRISLRKPVTALKLGLAGRVIVTGTVEPNGFVSGVSILQGLQADCDTEAVRVFSTFNAWKPALKAGKPVRQQVTYPVVFKPNKPFIYENGAQINYYDKNKGLVDSTNWKTRYKLVKPVKPNWLPSGDMVLYKSKGATSWIEDTRYKLVREELTNKTPTGKRITRLSYRTPTNELFDKSYEIDEDGIMLSSISYDKKGEPFDLFSYAPNGALLEVTRNYRSTVKLSNTGLVNSWKPTLIKHVMSWYPTGQEYAIIVYEQPDQLPQIISMRDSTGLVLVDKGYGTAIFRAIKTSHLDTTRKTLFTETGPVEGAFKQGVWTGRYADGSYFYEEQYDKGICRAGKAWAVGRDTVRYTTLENPPEFQNGMAGLEQFLRKNLRYPFDTKLKKTQSKVFVRFMVGADGTLSEYEVTKPVHPELDQEAIRIVSLMSGLWKPGIRRGMEVRMNYTVPINFSLN; from the coding sequence ATGAAAATCTGGCTTATTGGTGCTTTGCTCCTATCTTATTTTGCAGAAGCCCAACAGCCTATCTATAAACCGTTCGAAGTTGATAGTATGGCCGAGCCTCGCGGGGGGCAAAAGTCAATTGATTCTTATGTACGAATCAGTTTACGAAAACCAGTGACTGCCTTAAAGCTGGGATTGGCAGGTCGGGTGATTGTTACCGGAACCGTTGAGCCGAATGGTTTTGTATCGGGCGTTAGCATATTGCAAGGTTTACAAGCTGACTGTGACACTGAAGCCGTTCGGGTATTTTCTACCTTTAACGCGTGGAAACCAGCACTAAAGGCTGGCAAGCCAGTTCGCCAGCAGGTAACATATCCCGTTGTCTTTAAGCCCAATAAGCCATTTATTTATGAAAATGGTGCCCAAATCAACTATTATGACAAGAATAAGGGGCTTGTTGATTCGACCAACTGGAAAACTCGATACAAACTCGTTAAACCTGTAAAACCAAACTGGCTTCCGTCTGGCGATATGGTTTTATATAAAAGCAAAGGTGCTACGTCATGGATAGAGGATACACGTTACAAGCTTGTTCGGGAGGAGCTTACGAACAAAACGCCAACTGGGAAACGCATTACCCGATTAAGCTATCGAACACCCACCAATGAACTGTTTGATAAGTCTTACGAAATAGACGAAGATGGTATCATGCTCAGTTCAATTAGTTATGATAAGAAGGGCGAGCCCTTCGACCTGTTCAGCTATGCTCCCAACGGTGCTTTACTTGAAGTAACCCGAAATTATAGATCAACAGTAAAGCTCAGTAATACTGGGTTGGTTAATAGCTGGAAACCCACCCTGATAAAGCATGTAATGTCCTGGTATCCAACAGGTCAGGAATACGCTATAATCGTCTATGAGCAACCTGACCAGCTTCCGCAAATCATATCTATGCGGGATAGTACAGGCCTTGTGTTAGTAGATAAAGGGTATGGTACAGCTATTTTTCGAGCTATAAAGACCTCTCATCTAGACACTACCCGGAAAACGCTCTTTACAGAAACTGGTCCAGTGGAAGGAGCATTCAAGCAGGGAGTTTGGACGGGCCGCTACGCCGACGGTTCGTATTTTTATGAAGAACAATATGATAAAGGAATCTGTCGGGCTGGGAAAGCCTGGGCAGTTGGGCGTGATACCGTGCGTTACACAACCTTAGAAAATCCACCAGAATTTCAGAATGGTATGGCTGGCCTGGAGCAATTTCTAAGAAAGAACCTGCGTTACCCGTTCGATACTAAGCTGAAGAAGACCCAAAGTAAGGTATTTGTCAGGTTTATGGTTGGGGCGGATGGTACATTGAGTGAGTATGAGGTGACTAAACCTGTTCATCCAGAATTGGATCAGGAGGCTATCCGGATTGTAAGCCTGATGAGTGGGCTCTGGAAGCCGGGTATTCGGCGGGGAATGGAGGTTCGCATGAATTATACGGTGCCGATCAATTTTAGCCTGAACTGA